The Primulina eburnea isolate SZY01 chromosome 6, ASM2296580v1, whole genome shotgun sequence genome contains a region encoding:
- the LOC140833824 gene encoding uncharacterized protein — protein sequence MEFFKDAKAVRLRSHLNKYLAADDDQISTRQSRSAAARRSRWLVELVDGNSHVVRLKSCFNRYLTASSDHFLIGMTGKKVSQTSPENPDKDLTIEWQPIRDGFQVKLRAFGGTYLRANGGTPPWRNSVTHDNPHAATTHDWVVWDVEAVEVPEDEAVADYWSMVSSFSSVSDELSGLELGFESPVSVRSGLSDSASPSPRLSMKKKLSSKFSILRAPAMDLFQNAKTVRLKSCHEKYLNAEEDEESVNQDRNGAAKSCKWTVEFVENSDNVIRLRSCYNKYLTASNQPFLLGMTGRKVTQTRPSRLDSSVEWEPIRENGAVKLKTRYGQFLRANGGLPPWRNSVTHDIPHRTATQEWILWEVHMVEILVEQSPVGKEESFPSETSSPSTTPSPMSGSFSGRESNDSLVSSPPKASDGRLIYFHIANEYGEVDEGFEELCVSFKGNDVHELATRLESELGLEGIVVCTRSPLNGELYPLHLQLPPNNATMHVVVVPPSSQAQDSAKSDVPL from the exons ATGGAATTCTTCAAGGATGCAAAGGCGGTAAGATTAAGAAGTCACTTGAACAAGTACTTGGCAGCAGATGATGATCAAATCTCCACGCGGCAGAGCAGAAGCGCCGCCGCCAGGAGATCCCGGTGGCTGGTGGAGCTCGTAGACGGCAACAGCCACGTCGTCCGACTGAAGAGCTGCTTTAACCGCTACCTCACCGCCTCAAGCGACCACTTTTTAATCGGCATGACGGGGAAAAAAGTCTCACAGACTTCGCCGGAAAATCCCGATAAAGATTTGACCATCGAGTGGCAGCCGATCAGAGATGGGTTCCAGGTGAAGTTGCGGGCTTTCGGGGGCACGTACTTGAGGGCTAATGGTGGAACTCCGCCGTGGAGGAATTCGGTGACGCACGATAACCCTCACGCGGCAACGACGCATGATTGGGTTGTGTGGGACGTGGAGGCGGTGGAGGTGCCGGAGGATGAGGCGGTAGCGGATTATTGGTCGATGGTTTCGAGCTTCTCGTCTGTTTCCGATGAGTTATCCGGTCTAGAGCTCGGGTTCGAGTCGCCGGTTTCTGTCCGGTCTGGGCTGTCCGATTCGGCCTCACCTTCGCCTAGGTTATCCATGAAGAAG AAGCTGAGTTCGAAGTTCTCGATCCTACGAGCACCAGCAATGGATTTATTCCAGAATGCAAAAACAGTCCGCCTGAAGAGTTGCCACGAAAAGTACTTGAACGCGGAGGAAGACGAGGAATCCGTAAACCAAGATCGCAACGGCGCCGCCAAGTCTTGTAAATGGACGGTCGAGTTTGTCGAGAATTCGGACAACGTTATTCGACTCAGGAGCTGCTACAACAAGTACTTGACGGCGTCGAATCAGCCGTTTCTTCTTGGGATGACTGGCCGGAAAGTGACCCAGACGCGCCCTAGCAGGCTCGACAGCTCCGTCGAGTGGGAGCCAATCAGGGAGAACGGCGCCGTTAAGTTGAAGACTAGATATGGGCAGTTTCTGAGGGCGAATGGGGGTCTGCCGCCGTGGAGGAATTCGGTCACGCATGATATACCGCATCGGACGGCTACCCAGGAGTGGATTCTGTGGGAGGTTCATATGGTGGAAATTCTGGTGGAGCAGTCGCCGGTGGGTAAAGAAGAATCTTTTCCTTCAGAAACTAGCTCGCCTTCCACCACTCCGTCGCCCATGTCTGGCAGTTTTTCTGGTCGAGAG TCAAATGACTCTTTAGTTAGTTCACCACCGAAGGCGAGTGATGGCAGATTGATTTATTTTCATATCGCTAATGAATATGGAGAAGTGGACGAGGGGTTCGAGGAGCTCTGTGTTTCATTCAAGGGAAATGATGTGCACGAGTTAGCGACGAGGCTAGAGTCTGAGTTAGGCCTTGAAGGCATCGTCGTCTGCACTCGAAGCCCGTTGAATGGAGAGCTTTATCCTCTCCATCTGCAGCTTCCACCAAATAATGCAACTATGCACGTTGTTGTTGTTCCGCCATCGTCCCAAG CTCAAGATTCGGCGAAATCAGACGTGCCATTGTAA
- the LOC140833825 gene encoding uncharacterized protein, with product MLNIDCVRHLESNMKRDGFKSVAVKIAFWAAAKATRIEEFHVHMAELKHIDAKAYEWLAKKPENQWSKAYFSTTPKSDILLNNMCESFNSFIIDAREKPVIEMFEMIRNLLMGRFQKNRERANKWNGRICSKIKDVLAKIYVEAIRYSPMMSDEMHYQITRSDDRRDQHSVDLFNRSCSCRKYDLTGIPCKHAVCAIWCKKDDPEAYVHPYYLAETYRRCYAARIMPVNGPDLWPPCDLVPPLPPVYIQKVGRPAKLRRREPDEPPPCENKLRGVKKFTKCKQCGGSGHNKRTCNQTGDVQHQEAVQKEPMTQQSAILPNINLGATRKEKLQVKRARQVGVNIEGSSCSISSININQSVNIHTPAFVKDGVSFTTVSRLRASTGGRGRVGQSSSSSRIHGVKSNSSQESFNKK from the exons ATGCTGAACATAGATTGTGTGAGACACTTAGAAAGCAATATGAAACGTGATGGATTCAAGAGTGTAGCGGTTAAGATTGCCTTTTGGGCTGCGGCAAAAGCGACAAGAATCGAAGAGTTTCATGTGCACATGGCTGAGTTGAAACACATCGATGCAAAGGCATATGAATGGCTGGCGAAAAAACCCGAAAACCAGTGGTCTAAGGCATATTTCAGCACCACTCCTAAATCAGACATCTTGTTGAACAACATGTGTGAAAGTTTTAACAGCTTCATTATAGATGCCAGGGAGAAGCCAGTAATTGAGATGTTTGAGATGATACGAAATCTTTTGATGGGCAGATTTCAAAAAAACAGAGAGAGGGCTAACAAATGGAATGGTAGAATTTGTTCAAAGATCAAAGATGTGCTTGCAAAGATATATGTGGAAGCAATTAGGTATTCTCCCATGATGTCAGATGAAATGCACTATCAGATAACGAGATCAGATGATAGACGTGATCAGCATTCGGTTGACTTGTTCAACAGGTCTTGCAGTTGTAGGAAATATGACTTGACAGGCATACCTTGCAAGCACGCTGTATGCGCCATTTGGTGCAAAAAAGATGATCCAGAAGCATATGTCCATCCTTATTACTTGGCAGAGACATATAGAAGATGTTATGCAGCACGAATAATGCCTGTCAATGGTCCAGACTTGTGGCCCCCATGTGATTTGGTGCCACCACTGCCCCCAGTTTACATACAAAAAGTTGGAAGGCCTGCAAAATTACGAAGAAGAGAACCAGATGAACCACCCCCTTGTGAAAATAAATTGAGAGGTGTAAAAAAATTTACCAAATGCAAACAATGCGGTGGATCAGGACATAACAAAAGGACTTGTAACCAGACTGGAGATGTCCAACACCAAGAAGCAGTCCAAAAAGAGCCCATGACACAGCAAAGCGCTATTTTACCCAATATTAATTTGGGTGCAACAAGAAAAGAAAAACTACAG GTGAAAAGAGCACGACAAGTTGGGGTTAATATTGAAGGGAGTTCATGCTCAATATCTTCGATAAAT ATTAACCAATCAGTGAACATTCATACACCTGCTTTTGTGAAAGATGGCGTGAGCTTCACAACAGTGTCACGACTACGTGCTTCAACAGGTGGTCGAGGAAGAGTTGGTCAGTCATCATCTTCGTCACGAATTCATGGGGTCAAAAGTAACTCTTCTCAGGAATCTTTCAACAAGAAATGA